From Streptomyces durmitorensis, a single genomic window includes:
- a CDS encoding Clp protease N-terminal domain-containing protein, with amino-acid sequence MFERFTKDARAVVKGAVEHAEGEGADSVDDGHMLLALLDREASRASFALASLGATRRRESIETALAEARRRGGLSQADTQALAELGIDVSEIVSRVEEAHGVGALAGGRKARRPGLGWTGHRPFTREAKDALEKSLRIATARRDRHIGDEHILFALTVRPGPVGEVLADHGVTHESVERVLYGEGAA; translated from the coding sequence ATGTTCGAGCGGTTCACGAAGGACGCCCGCGCCGTCGTCAAGGGCGCGGTCGAGCATGCCGAGGGCGAGGGTGCGGACTCCGTCGACGACGGGCACATGCTGCTCGCGCTGCTCGACCGCGAGGCGAGCCGGGCGTCCTTCGCCCTGGCCTCGCTCGGGGCCACGCGCCGCCGGGAGTCGATCGAGACCGCGCTGGCCGAGGCGCGGCGCCGCGGGGGCCTCTCGCAGGCCGACACACAGGCGCTGGCCGAGCTCGGCATCGACGTGTCCGAGATCGTCTCCCGGGTCGAGGAGGCTCATGGCGTGGGCGCGTTGGCGGGCGGACGCAAGGCCCGGCGGCCCGGCCTCGGCTGGACCGGGCACCGTCCCTTCACCCGTGAGGCCAAGGACGCCCTGGAGAAGTCCCTGCGCATCGCCACCGCCCGCCGGGACCGGCACATCGGCGACGAACACATCCTGTTCGCCCTGACGGTCCGCCCCGGCCCGGTCGGCGAGGTGCTCGCGGACCATGGCGTGACCCATGAGTCGGTGGAGAGGGTGCTGTACGGCGAGGGCGCCGCCTAA
- a CDS encoding helix-turn-helix domain-containing protein, with amino-acid sequence MTKATDLAERAGDRDPRVGLRAVSALRRLVEQLEAVQVRSARLQGWSWQGIAAELGVSRQAVHKKYGRQ; translated from the coding sequence ATGACCAAAGCTACGGATCTCGCCGAGCGTGCGGGTGACCGTGACCCACGAGTCGGACTGCGGGCCGTCTCCGCGCTGCGGAGGCTGGTGGAGCAGTTGGAGGCCGTGCAGGTGCGCAGTGCGCGCCTGCAGGGCTGGTCGTGGCAGGGGATCGCCGCGGAGCTCGGAGTGAGCAGGCAGGCCGTGCACAAGAAGTACGGGAGGCAGTGA
- a CDS encoding zinc-binding dehydrogenase codes for MFAAYAARIDRDQPLSGLELGERPAPEARTGWSTVNVRAASLNHHDLWSLRGVGLPEGRLPMILGCDAAGIDEHGNEVVLHSVIGQTGHGVGPDEGRSILTEKYQGTFAEQVSVPTWNLLPKPKELSFAEAACLPTAWLTAYRMLFTNAGVRPGDSVLVQGAGGGVATAAIVLGKAAGLRVFATSRDEAKRKRALELGAVEAVESGARLPQRVDAVIETVGAATWSHSIKSLKPGGTLVISGATSGDRPSHAELTRVFFLELKIVGSTMGSKDELEDLLSFCAATGVRPVIDEVLPLDRAREGFERMESGEQFGKIVLEV; via the coding sequence ATGTTCGCCGCCTACGCCGCCCGCATCGACCGTGACCAGCCGCTCAGTGGCCTTGAGTTGGGGGAGCGTCCCGCCCCCGAGGCCCGGACCGGCTGGTCGACCGTGAACGTCCGGGCCGCCTCCCTCAACCATCACGACCTGTGGTCCCTGCGCGGGGTCGGCCTCCCCGAGGGGAGGCTGCCGATGATCCTCGGCTGTGACGCCGCGGGCATCGACGAGCACGGCAACGAGGTCGTCCTGCACTCCGTCATCGGCCAGACCGGGCACGGGGTCGGCCCCGACGAGGGCCGCTCGATCCTCACCGAGAAGTACCAGGGGACGTTCGCCGAGCAGGTCTCCGTGCCCACGTGGAATCTGCTGCCGAAGCCGAAGGAGCTGTCGTTCGCCGAGGCGGCCTGTCTGCCGACCGCGTGGCTCACCGCGTACCGCATGCTCTTCACCAACGCCGGTGTGCGTCCCGGGGATTCGGTCCTCGTGCAGGGCGCCGGTGGCGGCGTCGCCACGGCCGCGATCGTCCTCGGCAAGGCGGCGGGCCTGAGGGTCTTCGCCACGAGCCGCGACGAGGCCAAGCGGAAGCGGGCCCTGGAGCTGGGCGCGGTGGAGGCGGTGGAGTCGGGCGCTCGCCTTCCGCAGCGGGTGGACGCCGTCATCGAGACGGTGGGGGCGGCGACGTGGTCGCACTCCATCAAGTCGCTCAAGCCGGGCGGCACTCTGGTGATCTCGGGCGCGACCAGCGGTGACAGGCCCTCGCACGCGGAGCTGACGCGGGTCTTCTTCCTGGAGCTGAAGATCGTCGGTTCGACGATGGGGTCCAAGGACGAACTGGAGGACCTGCTCTCCTTCTGCGCCGCCACGGGCGTGCGCCCCGTCATCGACGAGGTGCTGCCGCTGGACCGGGCGCGTGAGGGCTTCGAGCGCATGGAGTCGGGCGAGCAGTTCGGGAAGATCGTGCTGGAGGTCTGA